CAGCGACAACCCGTTCTGATCTCTCCAGTTGCAAAAGCCCGCCTGCACGCGTGTACGCGGGTTTTTTATTGCCTGCTAATCGAGCTGTTCTGAGGGTGGCAGGTCATTAGCGGGTAATAAAAAAGCCGCACCAGTTGCCTGGGACGGCTTTCGAAAAAACGAGTCGCAATTACTTGCGGCTGGCTTTTTCCAGCATGCGCAGAGCGCGCTCGTTGGCTTCGTCAGCAGTTTGCTGAGCTTTCTGAGCGGCGGCCAGAGCTTCATCAGCCTTGCGGTAGGCTTCGTCAGCACGGGCTTGAGCGCGAGCTGCTGCGTCTTCGGTAGCAGTCAGACGAGCTTCGGTTTCTTTGGACATGCTGCTGCAACCGGTAGCCAGAACTGCGGCCAGAGCCAGAGCAGAGAAT
The genomic region above belongs to Pseudomonas sediminis and contains:
- the oprI gene encoding outer membrane lipoprotei OprI, which gives rise to MNNVLKFSALALAAVLATGCSSMSKETEARLTATEDAAARAQARADEAYRKADEALAAAQKAQQTADEANERALRMLEKASRK